TTAAGTGGTGGAGCAGATAGTTCTTATTTAACTGTTAAAGCAAAGGAACTTGGTTTAAACCCCTTGTTAGTCTATATAGATAATGGCTGGAATACTGAAGTTTTGGTTTCTAATATTCAATGTCTAATTAAAAAATTAGGGTTTGAACTATACACTATAGTAATAGACTGGAATGAGATAAAGGATCTGGTCAGATCCTTTTTAAAGGCAGGAGTAATAGATATTTACTGG
This sequence is a window from Flavobacteriales bacterium. Protein-coding genes within it:
- a CDS encoding N-acetyl sugar amidotransferase, encoding MFIRTLDSDGVCNVCHVVDKRHRAINLLKENNYFEGVLSEIIEYKSPKGYNCIVGLSGGADSSYLTVKAKELGLNPLLVYIDNGWNTEVLVSNIQCLIKKLGFELYTIVIDWNEIKDLVRSFLKAGVIDIYW